Within Triticum dicoccoides isolate Atlit2015 ecotype Zavitan chromosome 1B, WEW_v2.0, whole genome shotgun sequence, the genomic segment ccttatgtatgtatccctacctattatgtaatgttgatgtaatgatatccaccttgcaaaagcgtttcaatatgcgggtctatccttggtgggaccttcgagttccttttggatagggtcgcatattgggcgtgacaactagCTCAGTTTTGGTTCAATTTGTCGCATCATTTGGCAATTGGCATGACACTGTTTAAGGCAATGTTCGGGCACAAACCCAAACACCGGGGCTTGTCAACAACTAGTTCTTGTTCGGTCCCTTCTCTCACAGCGTGGCTGGAGGAACGAGCAGTGATCCAAGACCTGGTACAGCAACATCTGCACCGTGCTCATAACTATATGAAGTCGCATGCTGACAAGAAACACTCCTTTCGCGAGTTCTCTGTCGGGGACATGGTTTACCTCAAGTTATAGCCGTATGTCCAATCATCGGTGGCGCCACGGGCAAATCACAAGCTGTCGTTCAAATTCTATGGACCATTTCCTATCATTGAGAAGATCAACGAGGTGGCATACAAGTTGCAACTCCCACCTCAGACGATAGTACACCCAGTGTTCCATGTCTCAATGCTGGGCCGCGCCTTACTTCCTGGTACGCCAGTCATACCTGAACTTCCTTGCAATCTTGATGAGCTCGTTGTTCCCGTGGAGATACTCTAGACTAAATGGCGCAACAAGAACGGAGCGATGGTCGAACAAGTCAAGGTCAAGTGGTCAGAAGCATCGCACATGGAGCCGACGTGGGAGGACCGAGAAGCTCTTCAGGCACGGCTTCCCCGCGCTGtggcttgggggcaagccgttACTCAAGAAGGGGGAGGGGGATGTTAGGGTCCCTGCCAACATGGACCCACTGGTCAGCCACGACACGACGACAACGGTCAGGCCCAAGAGAACCAAGAGACTAAACGAGCACTACCTGGGCCAACCCAATGGGCATCGCTACTTAAGCTAGACACACCGAAGGGAGGAGGCATCGAGAGGATCAGGCCAGACACGGCGGCGGCTACCTACACTCCTTCCCCTTTCTGTAGTTCGTCCTATAATCGAGAGACTGATCCCCAAATTTGTGTATGTGATCTGTAATTGCTACTACTTCAGAGAGCTTACTAGATCAATACAAGTATACTATATCAGTTCCCTTTTTAATGCGTTGCTGTCAAAAAACCTTGTTCGTTTGAGCCGGGTTTAGGGTGCCCGGCTGTATAAAGCAATCAAGCAAGCCAGCGGATTCAGTCAGGATTTTGTTGAGAGCTTATTAGATGTAGTTGTATGTTTTCGCAGGATCTTTTCTAAAAGCGGAGACAGCTGTCCTAGATTTGGATATTCCTTTTCGTACTCATTTTCCCTTATTTAATAATGGAATTAATAGGAGTACAACCAACATATTAGCGTTAAAAAAAGTAAAAGGTTTGGCGATTCTGATTCTGATTTGGTTGCTCTTACTAGCATAGGAAAAACTTTCCTGTTTGGTCCCCGTTCCTAATACAATTCGATCCCCTGCCACATAGTATAAATACTCCCGACGTCCTCACCAAGAAGCCCACATGAAAAAAAGCCGTCACCGTCGCCTGCATATCCAACAGGGATCGATGGTTGCCGAACCCACAGCTTGGACACGTAACGGCTGCGACGACGTTTCCACCGCCATGGCCATCGGGGCAAGAGAGCACCATGTTTTTGAGTTCAAAGGATACTCATGGATGGCAGCGAGCATGCCTAATGGCAAAGGCATCCAATCTGCAGGCTGCTTCCGTGTAGCAGGCTGCACCAGCTGGCACATCGACTTCTACCCCAACGGCGAACACCCAGGTAGCTCCGATTTCGTGTCCCTCTTTGCCACTCTTGATCATGCTTCTGTCCTCGACGTCGTCAAGGCAAAGATCCAGTTCGACGTACTCGACGCGGCCGGGAACCCAGTGTCGTGCTACACTAGAATCACCGAGGGACACGAGTTCGTCGCTCCGAACGTTTCCATCGGCTTTGACGATTTCATCGAGAGGGGAGAACTGGAGAGGTCGCTCCTCGTCAAGGATGACTCTCTCTCGGTCAGATGCACCATCACGGTCGTCGACTTCCTCGGGATTGAGGTCGCccggccgccgcccctcgccgtgccACCCCCCGACTGGCCGCAGCAATTTCGCGCTCTCCTGTGTAGCAGACAGGGCGCGGACGTGAGGTTCTAGGTCGATGGGGAGAGTTTCCACGCACATTGGTGCGTGCTCGCGGCGCGGTCCCCGGTCTTCAGGGCGGAGCTCTTCGGTGCTATGATGGAGAGCGCCAGCCATGTGCTGCGGATTGACGACATGAGAGCCGACGTCTTCTGGAACCTGCTGCATTTCATATACACCGACTCGCTGCCACCGGAGTGCAAGGAGGGAGATCAAGAAGAGGCCGAGATGGCTCAGCACCTCATGGTGGTTGCCGACAGGTATGGCATGGAGAGGCTCAAGCTGATCTGCGAGGACTGGTTATGCCGGTGCATGAACATGGGCACGGTGGTGACCACGCTGGTGTTGGCTGATCAGCACCGCTGCCACTGGCTCAAGAAGGCGTGCTTCGAGTTGCTCAAGTTTCCTTCCATGCTGCATGATGTCGTGGCAACAGATGAATTCGAGCACCTGGCTAAGAGCCACCCGTGCGTACTCAAGGAGTTGATGTTGTAGCTTGCTGCCCGTTGATCTACATGGTTGGTTGGATTTGGCTTGGCGAAGAAGATTGTAATTTGCCATCCCAAATATTAGATTTGCCATGCTTAAAAGTCTGAGTAATTTTTTTAATGTTTTGAAATTAATATGCCATGAGATGTAGAAAGAGGTTTAGTTTTTTTTAGAACATAGACGTCAgggacgtccggctttaaattaataaagccctcaACTTAGGCAGCATGCACAACCAAACAACCAAACGAACAATAACAGACCTAGTCTCCCGGGGTCTTAGACACCCCATAAGTACATTACATGGCATGTCCAGCCAACAAGAGCACGCAGGCTCAGATAAAACACATCCAAAAAGGGGCCACCCATCCCTATGAGGCCGCGGAAGGAGGCGGCGAGGCTCGCGACGCGGAGTAGACAGAGCGAAGGCGAGCTAGAGCCAGAAGATGTAGATCAGAGCCCTGTTGCCTTCCCAGCGGTGCCCATTGCTGCAAGAACAAGATGCATTTGTAGATTACGTCAGCAGGGTGAGAGGGGAACACACCCTCAATAGTAAACTTGTTGCAAATGTGCCACAATGCCCACAGCATGGCCGCCGCACTAGTCCACATAACACGACACGAAGAGCCCAGGACCGAGGATAGAGACGACACGAGTTCAGGGCGGGAGCGTGGATCCTAGTCTACCCCCGCGGCCTCGCGGACCGTGCTCCAGCCAAATCGCGCCAAAGAGCACCAGAAGAACACATGGTCAGCGTCTTCCGGGACACCACACAACGCACAAGGCCCGGAGGCCAGGCCATTGCGTTTGGCAATATTGATGGAAGTAGGTAAGCGGTCTTGGCAAAGTTGCCAGAGAAACACCTTGATCTTGAGAGGAATCCGAGCCTTCCAAAGCCCCGCGGCAGCCAGagggacatggcctcgggacagctCTCTATAAAGGGACTTGACAGTAAATTTGCCTGAGCCCGAAAGCCTCCAGGACACCGTATCCGCGTTGTTCGTCAAGCGAACGTCCGCTATCTTAGCCCTAAGGCGCTCCCAATCCTCCCTCTCTGGTCCCGAGAGCTCCCGTCTAAAGTGGATAAGGGGCGGGGAGGAGCTGAGAGCCGAAGCAACCAACTGGTTGGGCTGGACCGCGATGGAGTATAGTTGGCAGAATTCCGACCAAAGAGGTTGTTGGCCAATCCAAGTGTCAAGCCAGAAACGCGTGAAGCGTCCGTTATTAACCGAAAACCTCGCACCCCTGGCGAAGAAAGGTTTTAGGGATTGGATGGAGTTCCAGAACGGTGATCCGTGGGCCGCTGCCTCAAAGAAATTCCCCTCCGAAAAGTATTTGGTACGGAGGAGATCCATCCAGAGGCCGGTCTCTCTCTGAGACAGCTTCCAAATCCATTTGCACATAAGTGCAATATTCATCAACTTAGAGTTGATGATCCTGAGGCCCCCCTGGGCTTTAGGTCTACACACAGCCTGCCATTTAACCATGTGGTATTTACGCTTCGGTCCTGCTCCTTCCAAAAAGAAATGGGCCCGTGGGGTGTCCATTTTGGTGTGGACCCCGTCAGGTAACAAAAACAAACCCATGGCAAACATAGGCAGGGACGAAAGGCTGGAATTAGTCAGGATGAGTCTAGCCCCTGAAGACATAAACTGACCTCTCCACGGGCAAACCCTACCCGCCACCTTAGTGCAGAGAGGTTCCCAATCGGCAATCGAGCACTTTTTCTCCGCGGTCGGGAGGCCGAGGTAGGTGAAAGGCAGTTTTCCCAGTTTGCAATTAAGCAAATTGGCTACCCGCAGGCTTTCGGCCGCATCCATCCCTATGGACACCACTTCACATTTCTGAAAATTTATTTTTAGCCCGGACATAAGCTCGAAGCAGAGAAGAATGGCCTTTATTGTTGCGATGCTGTGTAGGTCCGGCTCGAAGAGGAGAAGGGTGTCATCAGCGTACTGAAGGTGTGACACACCTCCCGGAATCAGATTGCCTACCACTTCCTGATATGGCCCGCAATACGAGCTTTGTCTAGCATGGCGCCCAGGGCGTCTGCCACAAAGTTAAagagcaacggcgaggccgggtccCCTTGATGCAGCCCATGCTTGTTATagaagaagttccctacttctccaTTCACCGCAATCGCCGTTTGGCCCCCCCGAGACCAATTGCATCATGCGGTGAACCCAGACCGATGAAAATCCTCTGTCCATGAGGACTTGTCAGAGAAACTCCCAATTCACTCTATCGTACGCCTTCTCAAAGTCTAATTTCAAAAGAATGGCAGGCTGTCGAGAGCGTTTGAGCGAGTGAATGATCTCTTGGAGGGCCAACGGCCCCTCCAGAATGTTGCGACCACGAATGAAAGCCGACTGGTTCCTACTAATGATACGTTGAGCTATCGGAGACATGCGTGTGGAACAAGCCTTAGCGCAAATTTTAAAAGGGACATTAATGAGCGCTATCGGTCGGAAAAGTCTAATACAGTCCGCTCCCTGTACTTTGGGGATCAAAGATAAAACCCTGAAGTTTAGGCGAGAGATATCTACAGTACCGCGCATGAACCCATTGCAGACGTCGAAAATTGGCCCTTTAAGCACTTGCCAAAAGCGTTTGAACAACGCCacctgatgatgttatgtacctagggtagggtcatggacctatctaggataccatacccaaggacatccttagacgaagctacctttcagtcgaccaagagagactccactcgaccggctagaagacactcgaccatgaagactcactcgaccaccaggagttcgggatctactctgtatccaaacggtctgtaattaagtagtcttaatggtcatgatgacactttatgtagggcgttaccaataacgcccggccttaatgtactttaaccctctgctacgtgggttggctggggtcctggcgtcctctatataagccacccccctccactggtagaagggttcacacccctgtaactcatatacgcataaaccagtcgaccgcctctgggctccgagacgtagggctattacttcctaagagaagggcctgaactcgttaaacactcgtatgtacaactactccatagctaggatcttgcctctccatacctaccccccattctactgtcagacttagaaccacgacagttggcgcccactgtggggcaggtgtcttagcgactttttggagaagttgcaatttgtctgaTTGCCTCCATCATGGTTTCCGGcagagctctggtcgagggccgcgagatccgtctcggcgcgctcgctttcatcgccgacgactccgcttggctccaggaggcaccactcgacgtcgacgcgctccccgttcgcggggcgacgcactttcgggcgtgtgtccgcggcgtcctgctgcggcagccgtcgactcctTACCGGTCGACTCCTATGCTGTCTTCCcttcctgtctcccgccagcgcaagcgctccggttggtcaaggctccagcgatgggtgagacacgcagtggctcgccaatcggccaccacccaagtcgcggaaattgagcccgacgaatctctctacggcctattcgacctgtcgactggctccatagagactgcatccgagtgcgatagcagtgatccagcagcggaggtcctgatggtcaacgggcctcgtagccctcccggtttcccccgcaacgACGGGATGGATGATgggggcgaccccgctcaggcccacgaagaatatcaacccgagccactcacttctcagcagagggaataacttcgccgccggaacatggatgccctgcatactcccattgcaggagaaactcctgaggctcgtgccctggaagaggcgcgtttggccaacctggctgaacgcactcgactggagaacctccagcgagcactcgacgagcgtgcgcgttaGCGAGTACCCGACTCCCgctgacgtcagctctttccgcaaccgactcaggtatatcgaacaccgattcaaaatttggcagctgcagcccgtatagcagagttaattcagccctctcagtcggaggctggaagaggcttgatgcagatcagagatttgttctgggcggcaggagatcagaattcagttgtgtcgcagtcgcgcaacaggattcatagTCGATCTgttgctgcgaatactgttcaatcggctcacagcccaaggtcgcctccgaggcgagtgggacgtgaaggccagcgggaccactatgatgatcgttttgatcgtgatgataggcgtcgagagcccactcctcccccaagaagtgggtctaacgcccatcggcagcaagatgacaagcgccagctcagtgttgggcggagagctccagtcaaccccagagagccgggctttgacgcgagatccatcatcgtgcaaggtttggtcgaccggaacagagctcatagaggtggccatgacagagatgtgcccacaagcagccgagtccatgtttcaggtccagaatgctttagcagagccatcagagccgcagtgataccccccaacttcagattggcgactggagtaagtaagttcaccggagagtctaagcctgaaacttggcttgaagactaccgagtggctgttcagattggtggcggtaatgatgaggtggccatgaagcatttaccacttatgctagagggttcggccagggcttggttgaatcagttagctcctagcagcatttacacctgggaagatctttcccgagtgttcgtcaggacgttcaaGGGAACTTGCAAGCAACCGGCCGGATcgacagagctgcaagtttgcgtacaaaagtcgagtgaaacattgagagattacatccagagatggatcactttgcatcatactgtagaaaatgtgtcagaccatcaagcggtctgcgccttcaaggatggtgtcaagaacaggtaGTTgaacctgaagtttggtcgaactggagatatgaccctgagtcggatgatggaaatagccaccaagtacgccaatggcgaagaagaggaccgactccggagtggcaagtacaagccgagtcagtcggagaaaggaaactccagtcggaagcagaagcgaaaggccgAACCGGCTGCTCctagagaggctctggccgtgactcagggcaattcaaagggaagcccaaaggatcttggaaccccaagaaagtaaaagataaggaaggtaatgacgtgatggatctaccgtgtcatatccacacgaagaaagacgaagagggtaacttcatctacccaaagcataccactcgccagtgccggctcttaatccagcagtttcaaggaaaatagctgaaggacaaagagaaggagtcggacaaggccgaggacaaggaggacagtgatggagagtaccctcatgtcaactccactctgatgatttttgctgatgtagagagcaaaagtcggctgaaagtgatcaaccgtgaggtcaatatggtcgccccggcgacaccaagctatctgagatggtcaCAAACCCCCATCACTTTCGACCAGTCTaatcaccctactcacattgccacccctaggaggcaagcgctggtggtcaacccagtcgtcgaaggcactcgagtgacgaaggtactgatggatggcggcagtggattgaatatactatatgcagagacgctcaagggaatgggcattccgatgtccaggctcagttccagcaacatgagttttcacggagtaatCCCTGGAAAGAAggttgagtcactcggccaaatagctctggatgtagtgttcggcgactcgaagcatttccgcaaagagaagctgacatttgaagtcgtggattttcgaagcgcctaccacgctattttgggaagaccagcccaTGCccacttcatggctcgaccatgttatgtgtacctcaaattaaagatgcctggccccaaaggcgtgatcactatcactggcagccggaagaaggcagaagagtgtttccagaaaggctcaaagattggggatgaccagataacagtggtagagctggaggaatacaagaagaatgcagatccgagtgatttgctgcgggccaagaagcccgccacagagtcagcatttcagtcgtctggggagacgaagccagttcatatccatccGACTGACCCCAattcagctccgacccatatttccacaacactcgactctaaataggaagaagcgctcatccagttcctccgtgagaactgggacatctttgcatggaagccaactgacatgccgggtgttcccagggggctggctgagcatcgccttagagtcgactcaaaagcgaaacctgttaaagaacatcttcgacggtccgccgttcagaagaaaaaagccattggcgaggaggtggcttgactccttgcagcagagtttatccgagagatataccactccgagtggctcgccaatgtcgtcatggttcccaagaaggacaactcacttcgcatgtgcattgatttcaaacatatcaatcgggcctgcccgaaagatcattttcctctccctcgcatcgaccaaattgtcgactcgaccgcagggtgcgagaggttgtcttttttagacgcttattccgggtatcatcagatccgtctgtatggacctgacgaaatcaaaacagctttcatcactccattcaggtgcttctgctatatcaccatgccattcggcctcaagaatgccggagccacgttcatgagaatgattcaaaagtgtttactcactcaaatcagtcagaatgtggaagcgtacatggatgatatcgtggtcaagtcgtgaaagggttccgacctattgactgacctagctgaaacatttgctaatcttagaaggtatgatatcaagctcaatccatcgaagtgcacttcggagtacctggcggaaagttactcggttttctcgtttcagaacgaggaatcgatgctaacccagaaaaagttggcaccatactccgaatgaaacgccctgtgcgtgtgcacgacgtccagaagcttactggatgcttggccgctttaagtcgattcatctctcgcctcggtgaaaaggcattgcccctttaccgactgatgaagaaggcagacaagttcgagtgaactccagaagctgatgcagcatttgccgagttaaaaactctgctctccacccagccggtgcttgctgctccaatcagcaaagagcctctgttgctttatattgcagccacaggacaagtcgtcagtacagtacttacggtcgagtgggaagaagaagggaaagccttcaaagttcagcgcccagtgtattatctctctgaagttttgaccccatcgaagcaaagatatcctcattatcagaagcttgtatatgggatctacatgaccatgaagaaggttgctcgttatttctctgatcatgacattacagtcgtcagcgacgcaccattgtcagagattctgcacaatagagatgcaactggtcgagtggctaaatcagcgattgaactccttccccttgatgtcaaattcgaggcaaagaaagccattaagtcccaggctatagcagatttccttgccgagtggattgagcaacagcaaccgactcaagttcactcggagcattggaccatgttctttgatggatctaagatgttaaatggttctgttgctggggttgttttggtttccccccgaggagataaactcagatatgtgctccaaatccactttgattcctccaacaatgaagcagaatatgaagcactcttatatgggttgcgcatggccattcaactcggcgtccgtcgccttatggtctatggcgactcagattttgtggtcaatcaggtgatgaaggagtgggacgttagaagcccagccatgactggatactgcaatgcagtgaggaagctcgaaaagaagttcgaagggttagagctccaccacataccccgactgaaaaatcaagcagctgatgatttggcgaagataggatccaagagagaagccatccccagtgatgtgttcttggaacatatccacactccgtcagtcgtagaagatccttttaccgacgaagctccgcaacctaagagtgttacggatccgACAGAGGTTGAAATCCCAGCAGTGgtggacctgatcatggaagttttagtgatcactcccgattggacagtaccatacatcgcgtatatcttgaggaaagaactcccagaggacgaagaagaggctcgacaaatcatccaccgatctaaggcctttaccgtgataaggggacagctgtacagagaaagcgcgactggagttggtcagaaatgcataacaccggaggaaggtcgaataatccttgatgacatccactcgaggacctgtggccatcatgcgtcctctcggaccatcgtggccaaagcataccgagccggattttattggccaagagcgaatgaaatggcgaaggagatagtcgacaagtgcgagggatgtcaattttactccaatatgtcacacaagcctgcgtcagctttgaagactacaccactcgtctggccctttgcagtatggggtttggatatggtcggtcctttgagaacaggcagaagcggttttacccatgtgctggtagcagtcgacaagttcaccaagtggatcgaagctaaacccatcaagaacctcgatgccggtactgctgtcagcttcatcagagaattgatattcaaatatggagtcccgcacaacatcaccACTGACAACAGGTCAAATTTCGattccgaagagttcagagctttctgcacgtctcaaggcacacgagtcgactatgcttcagtcgctcatccacagtcgaatggacaggcagaacgagccaacggtttgattctcaaaggattgaaaccccgtttgatgcgtgatcttaagcatgcggctggcccatgggtcgacaaacttccctcggtgctttgggggttaaggaccacgcccaaccggtcgactggaagaactccattcttcttggtctacggagctgaagcggtcttgccgagtgaccttctccacaatgctccccgagtcgagctctacaccgaagctgaagcagaacaagcacgacaggatgcagtcgaccttttagaggaagaaagagagatggctctgatcagatcgaccatttaccaacaagacttgcgtcgcttccacgccaaaaacgtgaagagtcgagccttccaggaaggagatttagttctccgagtggatcagcagaaaccacacaagcttgctccttcttgggaaggtcctttcatcgtcaccaaggttctccacaatggagcataccgtctttacaatgtcgagcatcagatcgacgagccccgagcttggaacgcggagcttctccgccccttttacacttaagtattcactcggatgagttgtaataaaagtacttctgtagtttatttatcgaagacaagagctttataattttcccagtaatcGTTGTTTCTTTTGTCCAcacaaaacaatcccccagtgggtagcttggctgcgaatccgattcgcccaagtctgtaaaaaaaatcctaccgagtggtgagccagtctcccacacgaaggcttagctgtgaaatccgtttcgcctaagataaacaaaatcctaccaagtggtaagccagccttccactcggaggcttagccgcagtccaagtactcgcctaagataaacaaaatcctaccgagtggtaagctagtCTCCCACacaaaggcttagctgcgaaatccgtttcgcctaagataaacaaaatcctaccgagtggtaagccagccttccactcggaggcttagctgcagtccaagtactcgcctaagataaacaaaatcctaccgagtggtaagccagccttccactcggaggcttagctgcagtccaagtactcgcctaagataaacaaaatcctgtcgagtggtaagccagccttccactcg encodes:
- the LOC119305082 gene encoding BTB/POZ and MATH domain-containing protein 2-like codes for the protein MRADVFWNLLHFIYTDSLPPECKEGDQEEAEMAQHLMVVADRYGMERLKLICEDWLCRCMNMGTVVTTLVLADQHRCHWLKKACFELLKFPSMLHDVVATDEFEHLAKSHPCVLKELML